A single region of the Mustela lutreola isolate mMusLut2 chromosome 2, mMusLut2.pri, whole genome shotgun sequence genome encodes:
- the ENTPD3 gene encoding ectonucleoside triphosphate diphosphohydrolase 3: MFTVLTRQPCEQAGFKALSRTPAIIALVVLLLSVVVLVAITVIQFHHKEVLLPGLKYGVVLDAGSSRTTVYVYQWPAEKENNTGVVSQTFKCSVKGSGISSYGKNPQDVPKAFEDCMQKVKRQIPAHLHRSTCIYLGATAGMRLLRLQNETAANEVLASIQNYFKSQPFDFRGAQIISGEEEGIYGWITANYLMGNFLEKNLWHMWVHPNGVETTGALDLGGASTQISFAAGENVGLNTSHIMKVSLYGYVYTLYTHSFQCYGRNEAEKRFLAILHQNSPTKTSIINPCYPRNYVTTLTGGYIFDSLCTADLRPGNYDPDDVITFEGTGDPSLCREKVAFLFDFQACHDQEDCSFDGVYQPKVKGAFVAFAGFYYTASAFNLSGSFSLNAFNSSTWDFCSESWSQLPLLLPRFDEVYARSYCFSAHYIYHLLVNGYRFTEETWPQIHFKKEVGNSSIAWSLGYMLSLTNQIPAESPLIRLPMDPPAFMGILAFFTAVALLCLAFLVYLYALSRKQRHSQHAFDHTVDSE, from the exons GCTTCAAGGCTCTCTCCCGAACCCCAGCCATCATTGCCTTGGTGGTCTTGCTTTTGAGTGTTGTGGTGCTTGTGGCCATCACAGTCATCCAGTTTCACCACAAAGAGGTCCTCCTTCCAGGACTGAAG TATGGAGTCGTGCTCGATGCCGGGTCCTCCAGAACCACCGTCTACGTATATCAGTGGCCAGCGGAGAAGGAGAATAATACTGGAGTGGTCAGTCAAACCTTCAAGTGTAGTGTCAAAG GCTCTGGGATCTCCAGCTATGGGAAAAACCCCCAAGATGTCCCCAAAGCCTTTGAGGATTGCATGCAAAAAGTCAAGAGACAGATTCCAGCCCACCTCCATAGATCCACCTGCATTTACCTGGGGGCCACGGCTGGGATGCGCTTGCTGAG GTTACAAAATGAAACAGCAGCTAATGAAGTCCTTGCAAGCATCCAAAACTACTTCAAGTCCCAGCCCTTTGATTTTAGGGGTGCTCAAATCATTtctggggaagaggaagggatATATGGATGGATTACAGCCAACTATTTAATGGGAAATTTCCTGGAG AAGAACCTGTGGCATATGTGGGTGCATCCAAATGGAGTGGAGACCACAGGTGCCCTGGATTTAGGTGGCGCCTCCACCCAAATATCCTTTGCAGCTGGAGAGAATGTAGGGTTGAACACGAGCCACATCATGAAAGTGTCGCTGTACGGCTATGTGTACACGCTCTACACACATAGCTTCCAGTGCTATGGCCGGAACGAGGCTGAGAAGAGGTTTCTGGCAATACTCCATCAG AATTCTCCCACCAAAACCAGTATCATCAACCCCTGTTACCCTCGGAATTATGTCACTACCCTCACTGGGGGCTACATATTTGACAGCCTGTGCACAGCAGACCTGAGACCTGGAAATTACGACCCTGATGACGTCATCACCTTTGAAGGAACCGGGGACCCATCACTGTGTAGGGAAAAGGTGGCTTTCCTGTTTGACTTCCAAGCTTGCCATGACCAAGAAGACTGTTCCTTTGATGGGGTTTATCAGCCAAAAGTTAAAGGGGCATTCGTG GCTTTTGCAGGATTCTACTACACAGCAAGTGCTTTCAATCTTTCGGGGAGCTTTTCCCTGAACGCCTTCAACTCAAGCACCTGGGATTTCTGCTCAGAGAGTTGGAGTCAG CTCCCGCTGCTGCTCCCCAGGTTTGATGAGGTGTATGCCCGCTCCTACTGCTTCTCAGCCCACTATATCTACCACTTGCTTGTGAATGGATACAGATTCACTGAGGAGACCTGGccccaaatacattttaaaaaagaa GTGGGGAATAGCAGCATAGCCTGGTCTCTGGGCTACATGCTCAGCCTGACCAACCAGATCCCAGCCGAAAGCCCCCTGATCCGCCTGCCCATGGACCCGCCTGCCTTTATGGGCATCCTTGCCTTCTTCACAGCAGTGGCCTTACTGTGTCTGGCATTTCTGGTGTACCTGTATGCTTTGTCCAGGAAGCAGAGGCACTCCCAGCATGCCTTCGACCACACAGTGGATTCTGAGTGA